A genomic region of Carassius carassius chromosome 13, fCarCar2.1, whole genome shotgun sequence contains the following coding sequences:
- the LOC132155650 gene encoding uncharacterized protein LOC132155650 gives MATKGKDRAAMFTATEQRLLLETYDKFKDVITKKGNTAAINKAREKGWQEIADRLNASNLSEGKRTWQQVKIKYKNIVQNATKKKTEVAGTGGGPPPASFTPAEELALEINKGRPVLEGIEGGTSSKMISRSIRSEHIKDSVCFMDPPDIMFPGEGPSVEEDEETVSVCSRRPEDADTVLEPSQSGTTCDKNPENIKGVYKRYLLKQMEAIDIDIQYKKLKMRKLELEIQQLQKNANSL, from the exons ATGGCAACAAAAGGAAAAGATAGAGCAGCGATGTTCACGGCAACGGAACAGCGTTTGCTATTGGAAACATATGACAAATTTAAAGATGTCATCACCAAAAAAGGCAATACAGCGGCAATAAATAAAGCAAGAGAGAAAGGTTGGCAGGAAATTGCTGATCGTCTCAATGC CAGCAACTTAAGTGAAGGAAAAAGAACCTGGCAgcaggtgaaaataaaatataaaaatatagttcaGAATG cgaCCAAAAAGAAGACTGAGGTTGCTGGCACTGGGGGAGGGCCACCACCAGCCAGCTTCACTCCTGCAGAGGAGCTGGCTTTGGAAATTAATAAAGGGAGGCCCGTCCTTGAGGGAATAGAGGGGGGGACATCATCTAAGATGATATCACGTAGTATAAGGAGTGAGCAtataaaag ATTCTGTATGCTTTATGGATCCACCAGACATCATGTTTCCT GGAGAAGGCCCATCAGTTGAAGAGGATGAGGAGACTGTGTCTGTATGTTCAAGGAGGCCTGAG GATGCTGACACTGTTCTAGAGCCCTCTCAGTCTGGGACCACATGTGACAAA AACCCAGAAAACATAAAAGGAGTGTATAAACGCTACCTCCTTAAACAAATGGAAGCGATTGATATCGACATCCAGTATAAAAAACTGAAGATGAGGAAGTTGGAGCTGGAAATTCAACAGCTACAGAAAAATGCAA ATTCACTCTGA